The DNA region AATACAAGAAatcaattaataaaattaattgatGTACTTAAACTGATCTTGAGGGTGATGGGTCAGAGAGCAACTCTTGCTTTGTCACAGCTTTTGCCAAATAAGAAAAAACCCTTTAAACAGCTGGAGGTGCATTgaaatgtattgtgttttctGACCTAGAAAGAAAGGTATCGATTTTGGCACTGAAACAAAAGAACAGGTaacactgtgagctgtaaacGATGAAAGAGATACTTGCCCCATCCAGTGGGCTTCTGCGACTCATCGTCAGCCTGCGCTGGGGTATTTGTGAGCTCCTGGAATCCCTGCCTTTCCTGATTGACTGGCTGTGGGCCATAGAAACAATGTGTCTCTGGGATGTGCTCCTTCTCATCCCATTCTGGCAGCCTTCCCAAATTCCATCCAGAAGACGAACCAGGAGGAGGTTTGCTGGCAGCTCCTCGATTCCACAGGAAACTGGGGTCCTGCACTCAGGGCAGCGCACTTCTGCCTTGGAGTACACCATCCTTTGAAGACATGGCTTGCAGAACGTGTGTTGGCACGGTAACACTTTGGCAGAAATGTCCAGTCTTTCAAAGCATAGTGGGCACTCCAACAGGTCCAACAGGGCTAAGTCCCCCATCCTCCTCCAGGGTTATTGCAGATTCAACTGGTTACTGCATTCTTAAAACACAGTAAAAAGCAACTTTAAAAACAGCATTAATGATGATCAGAATGTTAAACATTTTGCAAACCCTGAAAGCAGAACTATTAATTCTGTAAAGCTGTGAATTTTATTGTGGATATCAGGTGAAATATGGATCCTCACCTGCAAATCCAGTTCATATACTGCTGCCAAACTAAAACATACAAAATTGCATTTGCACTTTTCCAAATCATGACGGTATGATGTTTAGTTAACTCATGTTTACGTTTTAGAAGAACATAACCAGAGAAATGAAAATTCTTGCATTAatgagattttaaaaatgtcttaagtaaattaaatatactgtatacagcacatgTATATTGTAATACAATTTTTAACAGACAATTGACACGCTTTACACTAATAAGTAATAATATTCTACCTATGAGTTAAACGTgccttttaaagaaatgtatcgCCACTAACGTATCACTGTAAACTTCTTAAAAAGTAATTTCAACAAAGTTAAAAAGCAGATCTCAACTGACAGTATGATAGCTCTTGAACGACTGTCTTGAGCTCagaaaggatatacagtatatcggtAAGTGTGATACTGCGCCAAGTAAACAGAATCGTTTCCATCTATAAAGACAAGAAATTCTAGCAGTTCCTAATTACTTCCATGGCAAGCAGACATCGACACCTCCTCGGGTGTCGGTGTTATTTTATACCTTCTAGTCTCGACACGCCCTTACTAGTAGTCACGTTGCAAATGCTGTGTAACTTCCCTTTCACACGAGAATGCGGATTACCCAAGCAGTACTTGGAATTTCCCATTGTTGGTCTCCGAAACACACCGTTCTtggcaaaataacaaaaaaaatctaacaaTATCTAATTTAGGgatttaaaatcacacaaacactgaaaaaagTAATCATAAACAAcatcaaaaataagaaatgaagaACGTAGTGCATTTTATTAAGACAAAGCAATAATAACGCATGAGAAGATACTAACAAATAGTAAAAACTAATCTAAACAGAGACGTCCCGGATTGCTAGGGAAGCTATTCTTAAACTGTACCTTTAAACAGTGATAAAAGATGAAAACATTGACGTTTTGAGTTACGAGACATAAAACGACCTTATTATTACGAAGACCAAAAGCAGTTTTACAAATTACTTTAAATAGGaacatatacaaaaataaaacagaaattgcAATCTTTTAAAGATTTGTAAAGCACAAATAACAAGTACTAACCTTGTGTTATTGTCTTCGGTCAGGTACTTGACAGGACTGGGGACAAAGCTCCAAACCACATAGAACAAGTTTAGAACAACTATGCACTTATTGTACTCGTATCAACTTTCAGGCAGCACTCGTTAACCCTTTTAAAGCCAAATGCATAAAGTATTTCCAGGAAATGAAAAGAATAAATATTCTTTAGTTATTAACAAGGTTAGAATTTTGTTTTACGACAAACGGAGATTAACAAGAACAAAGATTGGGAATAAAGATTTTTCTAGtaatacacatttattttctaaatacattAAATCATGGATGTTTCGTTAGTTCACTTAGATTATGtaatgattttattattatatgcaCAGATTGGCACCATTCATTAATAATCTCAATGTTAAGCGTTTTCCAAAGAGATTTAATCATAGCATGATCCTGAAAAGCAATATGCCGATATGGAAAACAACATCTAACAATATGGAACTGTAAGTGCATACGTTGTTAAATTAGACACATCTTCTCTGACTGGCCTTAGGCCGACATCACTTTCTTTTATTTCCAAGAGAACAGTGAAAATGACAGGGTCACCTGTTTCTacaaatcttattttttatttttattttattttttcttttataatcaATTATTTCTCcatgtctttcttttttattttctaaagtctTAAAAGATTTAACTACCTCAAAtcgtatttttaatttaattaaaaatatgaccATTACAATACATGCTAAGCACAACAATGAAATGAAAGGGTATCACTGTGGTCACTGCTTTTGTATACCTGATCCAGAGACTAAATAATTCAAGGGACCGGGGACAGGAGGAAAGCTGATGTTACCATAATGTTAAAACACTTAAGTGTAAGACGGGAGTGTTTTATACAGGATCCTGCCATTCAGTGTATTTTCAAAATGGATGAACTTCAAATTAAACTGAATCAGAGATTTGAAGGGAAACCTAGGAAAGTGAGATTTAAAATTGCTTCATCTTACAGTGGGAGAGTTTTGAAGCATGTCTATGAAGATGGGCAAGAGCTAGAGAGTCCAGAAGACGAATATCCACATAGTTTCATCCATGGGAAACTCCCAAAGCATTTAGAGGTTGAACAGCTGTATGGATTTGGAGAACTGAGGGAACCCGAACTGTTCTCGCCACCTCCTTTAATGGCTGAAAGGATCAATGTGTACAGAGGTGGGAAGTACAGCCTCACAGGTGAACCATCCCTTTTTGATGATCCATCTTCAGTGAGCTCCAAAGTGAGTACTTAACTAAAGgttcatttttaaatcttgcatggcatgtaaagtgctttttttcagatttaagtACAATGCagtcataaaaaaataactttaaagtcATTCACAGTTTAATggctatatttttattttagcaaaAAGACTGGAACAAACTAGAATagaataaataataagaaaaccTGGCAATCACACTAAAACTAGAAAAAGGCTAACCTATCTTGCACCATTGTAGTACATGTCTGAATATATACAAAGGGATCACCGTCTTTCTGACTTATCAACATCCTAACACCTACAAAACAAATCTAATTTGCTTATTGCTATATACTGTTGCCTTAATGTGTATTTTACTCAGGTACACTTTGCTTCATCTTCTTGGCCGTATATCCTgcatttaatttacagtacttaTCTTCAGTACCCTTGTCTACTTAGTACtgtgttttaataaaaagcTTTAACAGAATATAGAAGCGAATAagatcaaatgttttaaaaaagtgtgtcTTTTTTAGTGTCTGAAACGCTCTACAGAACaagtcatttcattttcagtagtTTCAGTGCTCTGTGTTGTGGTGATCTCCCTCTAGTGGTTTGTTGTCAAAAACCCGAAAGGAACAGGTTTTATTACTAACAGCCAGTAACATGACACCTTATGCAAACGCTTTCAAGATTTATAATTGGAAATTATAGACCCACCATTTTTCGGAATAAacgtttctttaaaatatatcaGCATGGCAAAGTATTCcaataaatacacatttaaaaatcatGTGATTCCTTCAAAGTAGGgctacatttataataataataacatcactttattaaccatttacaatttcttgcattagggattatcttttcacatacccagcttgctctccatgagagcaCGGGAGAGAGCACGGGGTCTGCCATCGTACgacgcccctggagcagttggggttaaggaccttgctcaggagcccagcggagtaggatttctctgccagctgcgggatttgatctagcaacaggcgcagatccttagccacagagccaccgctccgcccaaaaGGAATGGGCTcgtctgggatttgaacccgggacctctcgcaccctaagtgAGAATCAtaccctagaccaacgagccacactGGTTGAACAAAAAGGGGGCACCTACAGTTTATGTGTTATCTCTGTTTCAGTAATTTTCGTGACCTGAATGCCTTTCATTTTGTGTCTTCCAGCCATCCTCTGTTTTGGACTTTGGAAAGATAATAATCTACACTAGCAATCTGCGGATCATCAGGTCTCCCTGGGTGAAGAAGGCATCTACAAAGAGCTCTCTTCAGAACAGAGACGGCACAGATAGGGATTCAAGAACAGATGAAGGTGGTAAAGAAGGACAAGACTATGTGCATGGTGTTCTTGGGGAAGATCAATCTAATAAAACTGCAAACAGCAAGGTAATACTAATACATACTTACTCATCAAACAAAAATAAGTCTGTTCAGCAGCTATTCCTGCACTCAAAGACTCTGCTGTTAAACATCTTCAAAGAtaaattgttctttttattattcACCACATATCTTTCTACAGTCTCAACATTCTCCCGAAGCAGGGTAGTTGAATATGCACAATTACCAATCTATATGATAAATTTGggtctttttttctgtgtgctgtTTCTTCAGCTCTTCTTGTCCTTAGAGCTTCCTGGATTTTTATCCAGAACTGCTAGGATTATTTGGGATTCAGAGGACATTTGATCTGGGTGACAATCCGAAATGCTGTGGGAGAGGCTAAATGTCAACTTGCGAGTTTTTAATAGCAGGAGAAATGAATCATAACCCGGTGAATGAAAACGCAATGGGCTCCATTGTAACAAATGCAAAAAACGAGAAATTCTCATTCTTGGTCACAACCAGGGGAGTAAGttaattatacagtagatggatgGAAACTGGATAAATAAAAGCTTAGTGGGAACTTGTATTGCCATGTGATATTATACATCAGTACCATGCAGTATGTGACATGCAAATACATAATGCAATCTGAACGCTTTCAACAGAGGATTTCAATGACAAACCCCTCTGTATTTGCCTTTGCAACCCGGTCAGTTTCTGCACCATGGCAGGTGTTGTTCAGCCCTTGCCAGTATACGCCCCCTAGTGGATGAATTCAGAGGAGCTGACCTGTCCTTCTGCTGTTCTTAGGATGAGGTGACCGGATGCTTGGAGTGCGGGGGGTCAGGGTGCTGTCCCTGCTCCCTGTGCCATGGAAGCAAGCTCTCAATGCTGGCCAACCGCTTCAACGAATCCATCAGAGCTCTGCGATGTCCTGCGTGCAATGCGGATGGCCTGCAACCCTGCCAGTCCTGTGCCCACTGAGCAAGCTAGACCTACAGATATACAGATTGTATCAATTGTGTTGTTGAACACTGCAAAGTGGAAAAATTATACTGTGTAAATAAAGGTTTGTGAagtaaatgtaattattaagaagaataaaaaacGTGAGGTTACAGAGTTGTCTCTTGTTAAATCAGGGCTCCTAATGTGACACGTGGAAAGCACCACTTGAatcacaaaactaaagaaatttGTGCACATTGCATGTAGAATATGTCAAGTTAACATGACTGACTTAAGAAGGACCCCAGTTTTGTGCAATGCTGAGATTGCCCACGTTCAGTTttgtctgccttttttttttaggttgtcTGATCTGACTGTAATGGTATGAGGATTTTTAAAGGAGTACCCATCAATTTATTTCAGTAACTTTACCACCAGTATCAGGTTTCATTCAgattcaaatgtactgtatttgcagcATTCGACCACCTGGTTGCTCCCCCAACAACTCTGGTTTTGTCACAACGTGGTGACAGATAACAGCATTTCAGACATGAACTGTACAATGCATTACACGAATTGTATACTAATACTATATATTTCATAATGGGCACGTTCATAACAAACTTTATATCAGTTTATCAAAAATATGGCTTCTTTAATATATCTGTATTAAAGTACAAAATAGTATAAACGTGTATATAACAGGACACTCTGCTGTACATCATCGCTGCTGAGATAAAGCATCTGATTAATCTATGGTATTAGTATTAGATCTATTCGGGTGGTGACGTCGTTCCAGGCTTGTGAGGATTGGATGGCCTATAGTAGTTAATTATATCAGTCAGATGAACATGATATTTGAATGTGTTGCACgaaatgttttactgtatatgtgtctTTCCCAACTATGTGCCGAGCGTATTTAACAGTAGTGCTAGGTATTAGCAAAGAGTGTATTTCCGTTTACAGTAAGTGCCGTATCAGTAACTAGCACCACCACTCAAAAGGAAAGCTATAGGTACAGTTTTTTCAACCctaaatttattttgttgtatcGCTTCATGCTACAAACATCACAAATACTACACGAAATActgtaactaaaaaaaaactgtaatgaaAGTAGGGGTaggtgtatgtacagtatcgaAGCAGCACATTTTGTGGGCTGAAATACATTCGCTTTGTTATTGCGTAGATTTAGTATTGTTTATaggatgtattaaaaaaaaacaaaataactttcATAGGATGTTTTAGATTTAGTGTTTTACTTGCAAATGTCTGATGTTACTAGTATTATGTAAATCTCTTTCTACGTGGCGTCCTGCACTGCAGCTTTAGGGTAACCAATAAAGTTATTCAATAGATTTAGTTAGAATGCATGCTTCCTCTACATAGGCATTACGTAGGAGTCGAGCAAAACGTCCCAGAAGTGGATAATAACGATTCTaccaaaacagttttaaaaatatattttttattttctttcgcAGAACCGATATTTGTTATAAGCATGGTTATCACGGTGGACGCAACAAAGCTGTACAAATATCCCTTTGAACGCGTGGTAGATATGCACTTaaacaaggtactgtatgtttcgtAAACAATAATGTATCCATTGGAGCATAGTGGTATCGCATCGcagtagtttattttttaatcgatTTTGAAAAATCAGCAGCTGATGATAAACTATAACTGTTTTAAATGGGGTTAACTGTTTTGGTATAGGAATTGGATTCCTTCATCgtatttaaatcaaattaaatgcaACACTTAGTAACTGAACGGGAGCCCGAGCATTGCACATTTCCACCATTacagttttaactttttatttttatatatagtatataatcgactttttcattttgtactATACTGGCACAGCGAATAGGTTACAAACCCCAGTATGTGTTGTGATGTCATTCTCTGGTCTGGGCAGTATCATTATCTTGTCAAGTATCGAATGTTTACAGTACGTTTAAAGCGGCATTGTCTGTATTACAGTTAAAGCTTTGCTACACGAAGGACAGAACAGTTAAgacgtatatatatatagaaatatttCTCTACTTGCCCGTCGAATGGGATATCATATTATGCAGGACAGACGGCCGTGCACAGGAATTTAATTATGACAGGCCTTTGAGAGTTACAATTAACTTTATAGCGTTCTACTGGAAGTGAAGAGTTATTTTCGCTTACCAGAGGAATCCGGGAACTGAACTGAAAATTCGTCTCTAGTCTCTTAATATAACGGGTTTCTTTGTTGATTTGTATTCATACACTAAAACAAAGTACTCTACAAACGTGGAGTTTGCATTTTAGTTAGAGATGAGGGTTTAACAGTAATACTGTCACATGAGTAGTATAAACCCATTAAACCGGTCCCTTTCACATAAGTTCTATGTGACGATATATCCTTAATTTTATCTTTACAAATTATTGATTAGATAAACGTTGCTTTGTTGCTCGTGTGCTCATCTCGGACAACACCCAAACCATGGGGGCAGAAAGTAAAACtcagattatttattttttaaaagtaatgtagccaCTTGAGGACGCTGAAGATCTTTGAGTTACAACATTCGGTAAAACTCAAATGCCTTATTTATTGTGGTATAAGGTTAGGACAGTTGAGCATCTGAATATACTGCAAGCCAAAATGTCATCAGATTTAAACTAATTGTATGTAATTAAATaggtaattaaaattaatgatgGCATCTAGAGCTAATGATCGCGAAAAAAATCTATAGTGGTTTATTTGGTTTAATTACCACCACCCACAAAGAAGTACTTGTCATTTGTATAGTATGCTATGTGAATTGATATATAAAGTGTGCCGGTATTTTAGCGTTGGATCTTTTACAGGCAAGATAAATAATAACAAAGCTGCAGAACCAACACAGGA from Lepisosteus oculatus isolate fLepOcu1 chromosome 11, fLepOcu1.hap2, whole genome shotgun sequence includes:
- the LOC102692610 gene encoding glutaredoxin domain-containing cysteine-rich protein 2; the encoded protein is MDELQIKLNQRFEGKPRKVRFKIASSYSGRVLKHVYEDGQELESPEDEYPHSFIHGKLPKHLEVEQLYGFGELREPELFSPPPLMAERINVYRGGKYSLTGEPSLFDDPSSVSSKPSSVLDFGKIIIYTSNLRIIRSPWVKKASTKSSLQNRDGTDRDSRTDEGGKEGQDYVHGVLGEDQSNKTANSKDEVTGCLECGGSGCCPCSLCHGSKLSMLANRFNESIRALRCPACNADGLQPCQSCAH